A single genomic interval of Ramlibacter sp. harbors:
- a CDS encoding GntR family transcriptional regulator, translated as MKMSEQLREKIEELIATGELPPGSSLEEAALAERYGVSRTPVREALIQLATEGLIEMRPRRGAVVTSISPMRLIEMFEVMAELEAMCGRLAARRMTERERLDLAAAHAACEAALGERNDYFYCNERFHAAIYAGSHNSFLSEQALQMQRRLRPYRRLQLRVPNRMSASFSEHSEIVRAIVEGDAQAAAQAMRDHVMVQGERFGDLLASLTDLAPATAEA; from the coding sequence ATGAAAATGTCCGAACAGCTTCGGGAAAAAATCGAAGAGCTGATCGCTACCGGCGAGTTGCCGCCAGGAAGTTCGCTGGAAGAGGCGGCGCTGGCCGAGCGCTATGGCGTCTCGCGCACCCCCGTGCGCGAGGCGCTGATCCAGCTCGCCACCGAAGGCCTGATCGAGATGCGGCCGCGCCGCGGCGCGGTGGTGACCAGCATCAGCCCGATGCGGCTGATCGAGATGTTCGAGGTCATGGCCGAGCTGGAGGCCATGTGCGGCCGGCTGGCCGCGCGGCGCATGACCGAGCGCGAACGGCTGGACCTGGCGGCCGCGCATGCGGCCTGCGAGGCCGCGCTGGGCGAGCGCAACGACTACTTCTATTGCAACGAGCGTTTCCACGCCGCCATTTACGCCGGCAGCCACAACAGTTTCCTGAGCGAACAGGCGCTGCAGATGCAGCGGCGGCTGCGGCCCTACCGGCGCCTGCAGCTGCGCGTGCCCAACCGCATGTCGGCGTCGTTTTCAGAGCATTCGGAGATCGTGCGGGCCATTGTGGAGGGCGACGCGCAGGCTGCGGCCCAGGCCATGCGCGACCATGTGATGGTGCAGGGCGAGCGCTTTGGCGACCTGCTGGCCTCGCTGACCGACCTCGCGCCCGCCACGGCCGAGGCCTGA
- a CDS encoding proteasome-type protease → MTYCVGLKLNAGLVFLSDSRTNAGLDNISTFRKMIVYERPGDRFMVLLSAGNLSVAQSVREILQVEQLQETPESEPITIWNAKSMFDATRVLGAAVRHVYDRDAASLKLAGVEFNVTLIFGGQIQGEGMRLFQVYSAGNFIEATSETPYFQIGESKYGKPVLDRVITPATPLNEAAKCALVSMDSTLKSNLSVGLPLDLVVYEANSFQTDKVVCIDEQNPYFRMLHGSWGQKLREVFDSIEDPLWNGGQTEVPLMVAPERSKPLRKISRPEEKLI, encoded by the coding sequence ATGACCTACTGCGTCGGCCTCAAACTCAATGCCGGGCTGGTGTTCCTGTCCGACTCGCGCACCAACGCGGGCCTGGACAACATCAGCACCTTCCGCAAGATGATCGTCTATGAACGGCCCGGCGACCGCTTCATGGTGCTGCTGTCGGCCGGCAACCTCAGCGTGGCCCAGTCGGTGCGCGAGATCCTGCAGGTCGAGCAGCTGCAGGAAACGCCCGAGAGCGAGCCCATCACCATCTGGAACGCCAAGAGCATGTTCGACGCCACCCGGGTGCTGGGCGCGGCCGTGCGCCATGTGTACGACCGCGACGCCGCCTCGCTCAAGCTGGCCGGCGTCGAGTTCAACGTCACGCTGATCTTTGGCGGCCAGATCCAGGGCGAGGGCATGCGCCTGTTCCAGGTCTATTCGGCCGGCAACTTCATTGAGGCCACGTCCGAGACGCCGTACTTCCAGATCGGCGAGTCCAAATACGGCAAGCCGGTGCTGGACCGCGTGATCACGCCGGCCACGCCGCTCAACGAAGCCGCCAAGTGCGCGCTGGTGTCGATGGACTCCACGCTCAAGTCCAACCTGTCGGTCGGCCTGCCGCTGGACCTGGTGGTGTACGAGGCCAACAGCTTCCAGACCGACAAGGTGGTCTGCATCGACGAGCAGAACCCGTACTTCCGCATGCTGCACGGCAGCTGGGGGCAGAAGCTGCGCGAGGTGTTCGACAGCATCGAGGACCCGCTGTGGAACGGTGGCCAGACCGAAGTGCCGCTGATGGTGGCGCCCGAGCGCAGCAAGCCGCTGCGCAAGATCTCGCGTCCCGAGGAAAAGCTGATCTAG
- the dctP gene encoding TRAP transporter substrate-binding protein DctP — MINALAGLLSAVVVSAPALADNITFKASHQFPGGKGDVRDEMVQMIAREVNAANVGLEIKVFPGSSLVKAQEQWKAMLTGQIDMTSFPLDYASGFHPQFGATLMPGLVKSHEHAERINGSPFMKDIKGIIDQGGAHVLADAWLAGAFGGKDKCIRKPDDASGLKVRSAGATFAQMWAGAGASIVSIPSNEVYNALQQGVAQGTDTSSGSFVSFRLYEQLKCLTAPGDNALWFMYEPVLVSKRSWDKLNDAQKKALTAASKKAEAYFTAESKKMDDKMVETFKKNNVQVVTLTDAEADAWRAVAQKTSYKVFAEKVPGGKELIEKALSVK; from the coding sequence CTGATCAACGCCCTGGCGGGCCTGTTGTCCGCTGTGGTCGTCAGCGCCCCCGCGCTGGCCGACAACATCACCTTCAAGGCCTCGCACCAGTTCCCCGGCGGCAAGGGCGACGTGCGCGACGAGATGGTGCAGATGATTGCGCGCGAGGTGAACGCCGCCAATGTAGGCCTGGAAATCAAGGTGTTCCCCGGCTCCAGCCTGGTCAAGGCCCAGGAACAGTGGAAGGCCATGCTCACCGGCCAGATCGACATGACCTCGTTCCCGCTGGACTACGCCTCGGGCTTTCACCCGCAGTTCGGCGCGACGCTGATGCCGGGCCTGGTCAAGAGCCACGAGCATGCCGAGCGCATCAATGGCTCGCCGTTCATGAAGGACATCAAGGGCATCATCGACCAGGGCGGCGCCCATGTGCTGGCCGACGCCTGGCTGGCCGGCGCCTTTGGCGGCAAGGACAAATGCATCCGCAAGCCCGACGATGCTTCGGGGCTGAAGGTCCGCTCGGCCGGCGCCACCTTTGCGCAGATGTGGGCCGGCGCGGGCGCGTCCATCGTCTCGATCCCGTCCAACGAGGTCTACAACGCGCTGCAACAGGGCGTGGCCCAGGGCACCGACACCTCGTCGGGCAGCTTTGTCTCGTTCCGCCTTTACGAGCAGCTCAAGTGCCTGACCGCCCCGGGCGACAACGCCCTGTGGTTCATGTATGAGCCCGTGCTGGTGTCCAAGCGCAGCTGGGACAAGCTCAACGACGCGCAGAAGAAGGCCCTGACCGCCGCTTCCAAGAAGGCCGAGGCCTACTTCACCGCCGAGTCCAAGAAGATGGACGACAAGATGGTCGAGACCTTCAAGAAGAACAATGTGCAGGTCGTGACCCTGACCGACGCCGAAGCCGACGCCTGGCGCGCCGTGGCCCAGAAGACCTCGTACAAGGTCTTCGCCGAGAAGGTTCCCGGCGGCAAGGAGCTCATCGAGAAGGCGCTGAGTGTCAAGTAA
- a CDS encoding TRAP transporter small permease, with product MSSNASPLPVWVAAVNAVSRFFGVIAAAMILVSVGVVCQMVFVRAVLGQSSIWQTEFVTFSLVAATFIGAPFILLTRGHVSVDVVPLMVGVPTRRALHLVGCVVALAFCGFFLYAAVPWWYETWKSGQTTPSIWRARLWIPYLAVPVGLGLLCLQFVAEAYMVLSRRELPFGLAAEDRL from the coding sequence GTGTCAAGTAACGCCAGCCCCCTGCCGGTCTGGGTGGCGGCGGTCAACGCCGTCTCCCGGTTCTTTGGCGTCATCGCCGCCGCGATGATTCTGGTGTCGGTGGGGGTGGTCTGCCAGATGGTGTTCGTGCGGGCCGTGCTCGGCCAGTCGTCGATCTGGCAGACCGAGTTCGTCACCTTCTCGCTGGTGGCGGCCACCTTCATCGGCGCGCCCTTCATCCTGCTCACGCGCGGCCACGTGAGCGTGGACGTGGTGCCGCTGATGGTGGGCGTGCCCACCCGGCGCGCGCTGCATCTGGTGGGCTGCGTGGTGGCGCTCGCCTTCTGCGGCTTCTTCCTGTATGCGGCCGTGCCCTGGTGGTACGAGACCTGGAAGTCCGGCCAGACCACGCCCTCGATCTGGCGCGCCCGGCTGTGGATTCCCTACCTGGCCGTGCCGGTGGGCCTGGGCCTGCTGTGCCTGCAGTTCGTGGCCGAGGCCTACATGGTCCTGTCGCGGCGCGAACTCCCCTTCGGCCTGGCCGCCGAAGACCGCCTGTAA